From Quercus lobata isolate SW786 chromosome 1, ValleyOak3.0 Primary Assembly, whole genome shotgun sequence, one genomic window encodes:
- the LOC115992229 gene encoding uncharacterized protein LOC115992229 isoform X2, producing MSLETEETAMASLGMKKRKKYWSQSQSPSPMIMTTSAVSSLDSSASQLHTHENVYSSRKIIINNKLDVPNNKSVQVEEESFIIEKRKSNNRARPRRGGKNRVVVLSPYFANQQPTTRIINKSDEIDLGFDGNAKGRRKDSRRYTQQGLEDEDHKMESDYQIASPLEDGSLQNEILKLEDLLSQCTYKTKDGQYDDVDGGRNLAAEVENEAVMLPSIFANLKEDQLQQPGLQIGKLSHSKRRRRNEKQQAIARVDIRKVSPYFANEGPKVEETIPNKNTVISKHSRGDGDPRKDKKRGKRKDDRISKECTKSNEILGFEKAVLIDEDVGLTEVFDGNAKGRRKDSRHYMRDFHKMVVKDEEREMVDEEQKMELDYKIKRRTSPFEGSLQNEDLKLEDVLSQYTYRSHDMTENGKNGQHDEEQEKKCSEKLSFPFEMTNNSSVLPDDGSRNLAGKVENEAVILPSIHTNLKEEQVPQNGLEIGKVSHSKRRRRNERQQAIAHVEIRKVSPYFWRSTGQVVRNDGDGTKKMKPPRHCATTHATSVRVSPYFQKISKEEENEDGRLLEGSNGYKKPVAIRTVLSSSEKLDDAYRRKSPDNMWKPPRTTPGLLQERHAHDPWRVLVICMLLNRTSGFQARRVISNLFTLCPDANTATEVAKEEIEKIIKTLGLQKKRASMIQRLSREYMGESWTHVTQLHGVGMQLMRTQYFVQESGTR from the exons ATGTCGTTGGAAACAGAAGAAACGGCGATGGCGTCGTTGGGtatgaagaaaaggaaaaagtattGGTCTCAGTCTCAGTCTCCGTCTCCGATGATCATGACAACCTCCGCCGTAAGTTCTCTCGATTCCTCTGCATCTCAATTACATACTCATGAGAATGTTTATTCTTCTAGGAAAatcatcatcaacaataaaCTTGATGTTCCAAATAATAAGAGTGTACAAGTAGAAGAAGAGTCCTTTAttattgagaaaagaaaatcgAATAATAGAGCTAGACCTAGACGAGGAGGTAAGAATAGGGTTGTGGTGCTTTCTCCTTATTTTGCtaatcaacaacccaccaccagAATCATCAACAAGTCGGATGAGATTGATTTGGGGTTTGATGGTAATGCCAAGGGGAGACGAAAGGATAGTCGGCGTTACACGCAGCAGGGTTTGGAGGATGAAGATCATAAAATGGAGTCCGATTACCAAATAGCCAGTCCACTTGAGGATGGAAGTTTacaaaatgagattttaaaGCTTGAAGATCTCCTCTCACAATGCACTTACAAGACAAAGGATGGCCAGTATGATGATGTTGATGGTGGCAGGAACTTAGCTGCGGAGGTTGAGAATGAGGCTGTTATGTTACCAAGCATTTTTGCTAACTTGAAAGAAGACCAATTGCAGCAACCTGGGTTACAAATTGGAAAGCTTTCTCATTCCAAGCGCaggagaagaaatgaaaaacagcAAGCAATAGCTCGTGTTGATATTCGAAAGGTCTCCCCTTACTTTGCAAATGAAGGACCCAAGGTTGAGGAGACCATTCCCAACAAAAACACTGTAATATCAAAGCATAGTAGAGGTGATGGTGACCCAAGGAAGGATAAGAAGAGGGGGAAGAGAAAGGATGATAGAATTAGCAAGGAGTGTACCAAGTCTAATGAGATACTGGGGTTTGAGAAAGCCGTTTTAATAGATGAGGATGTAGGTTTAACTGAAGTTTTTGATGGTAATGCCAAGGGGAGAAGAAAGGATAGCAGGCATTACATGCGGGATTTTCACAAAATGGTAGTTAAAGATGAGGAGAGGGAGATGGTGGATGAAGAGCAAAAAATGGAGTTAGATTACAAAATAAAACGTAGGACTAGTCCATTTGAGGGAAGTTTACAAAATGAGGATTTGAAGCTTGAGGATGTTCTGTCACAATACACTTACAGGAGTCATGATATGACAGAGAACGGAAAGAACGGCCAGCATGATGAGGAGCAAGAGAAGAAATGTAGCGAGAAACTTAGTTTCCCATTTGAGATGACAAACAATTCATCCGTTCTACCTGATGATGGTAGCAGGAACTTGGCTGGGAAGGTTGAGAATGAGGCTGTTATATTGCCAAGCATTCATACAAACTTGAAAGAAGAGCAAGTGCCGCAAAATGGGTTAGAAATTGGAAAGGTTTCTCATTCCaagaggaggagaagaaatgaAAGACAGCAAGCAATAGCTCATGTTGAAATTCGAAAGGTCTCCCCTTACTTCTGGAGGTCAACGGGACAGGTGGTAAGAAATGATGGTGATggtacaaaaaaaatgaaaccaccAAGACATTGTGCAACAACTCATGCTACTTCTGTGAGGGTCTCACCCTACTTCCAAAAGAtatccaaagaagaagaaaatgaagatggCCGTTTGTTGGAAGGTAGCAATGGATATAAAAAACCTGTTGCAATTAGGActgttctttcttcttctgaGAAGCTAGATGATGCATACCGAAGAAAAAGTCCAGATAACATGTGGAAGCCTCCGCGCACCACACCTGGTCTACTCCAAGAGCGTCATGCCCATGATCCTTGGAGGGTATTGGTGATATGTATGCTCCTAAATCGGACATCTGGTTTTCAG GCTAGAAGGGTTATATCGAATCTCTTTACTCTTTGTCCTGATGCAAATACAGCAACCGAGGTTGCCAAAGAGGAAATAGAAAAGATTATAAAAACTCTAGGTCTACAAAAGAAGAGGGCTTCGATGATACAACGCTTGTCTCGGGAGTATATGGGGGAAAGCTGGACCCATGTGACTCAGCTGCATGGTGTTG GTATGCAGCTGATGCGTACGCAATATTTTGTACAGGAAAGTGGGACCAGGTAA
- the LOC115992229 gene encoding uncharacterized protein LOC115992229 isoform X1, translating to MSLETEETAMASLGMKKRKKYWSQSQSPSPMIMTTSAVSSLDSSASQLHTHENVYSSRKIIINNKLDVPNNKSVQVEEESFIIEKRKSNNRARPRRGGKNRVVVLSPYFANQQPTTRIINKSDEIDLGFDGNAKGRRKDSRRYTQQGLEDEDHKMESDYQIASPLEDGSLQNEILKLEDLLSQCTYKTKDGQYDDVDGGRNLAAEVENEAVMLPSIFANLKEDQLQQPGLQIGKLSHSKRRRRNEKQQAIARVDIRKVSPYFANEGPKVEETIPNKNTVISKHSRGDGDPRKDKKRGKRKDDRISKECTKSNEILGFEKAVLIDEDVGLTEVFDGNAKGRRKDSRHYMRDFHKMVVKDEEREMVDEEQKMELDYKIKRRTSPFEGSLQNEDLKLEDVLSQYTYRSHDMTENGKNGQHDEEQEKKCSEKLSFPFEMTNNSSVLPDDGSRNLAGKVENEAVILPSIHTNLKEEQVPQNGLEIGKVSHSKRRRRNERQQAIAHVEIRKVSPYFWRSTGQVVRNDGDGTKKMKPPRHCATTHATSVRVSPYFQKISKEEENEDGRLLEGSNGYKKPVAIRTVLSSSEKLDDAYRRKSPDNMWKPPRTTPGLLQERHAHDPWRVLVICMLLNRTSGFQARRVISNLFTLCPDANTATEVAKEEIEKIIKTLGLQKKRASMIQRLSREYMGESWTHVTQLHGVGKYAADAYAIFCTGKWDQVRPNDHMLNHYWKFLKDRERKRGLI from the exons ATGTCGTTGGAAACAGAAGAAACGGCGATGGCGTCGTTGGGtatgaagaaaaggaaaaagtattGGTCTCAGTCTCAGTCTCCGTCTCCGATGATCATGACAACCTCCGCCGTAAGTTCTCTCGATTCCTCTGCATCTCAATTACATACTCATGAGAATGTTTATTCTTCTAGGAAAatcatcatcaacaataaaCTTGATGTTCCAAATAATAAGAGTGTACAAGTAGAAGAAGAGTCCTTTAttattgagaaaagaaaatcgAATAATAGAGCTAGACCTAGACGAGGAGGTAAGAATAGGGTTGTGGTGCTTTCTCCTTATTTTGCtaatcaacaacccaccaccagAATCATCAACAAGTCGGATGAGATTGATTTGGGGTTTGATGGTAATGCCAAGGGGAGACGAAAGGATAGTCGGCGTTACACGCAGCAGGGTTTGGAGGATGAAGATCATAAAATGGAGTCCGATTACCAAATAGCCAGTCCACTTGAGGATGGAAGTTTacaaaatgagattttaaaGCTTGAAGATCTCCTCTCACAATGCACTTACAAGACAAAGGATGGCCAGTATGATGATGTTGATGGTGGCAGGAACTTAGCTGCGGAGGTTGAGAATGAGGCTGTTATGTTACCAAGCATTTTTGCTAACTTGAAAGAAGACCAATTGCAGCAACCTGGGTTACAAATTGGAAAGCTTTCTCATTCCAAGCGCaggagaagaaatgaaaaacagcAAGCAATAGCTCGTGTTGATATTCGAAAGGTCTCCCCTTACTTTGCAAATGAAGGACCCAAGGTTGAGGAGACCATTCCCAACAAAAACACTGTAATATCAAAGCATAGTAGAGGTGATGGTGACCCAAGGAAGGATAAGAAGAGGGGGAAGAGAAAGGATGATAGAATTAGCAAGGAGTGTACCAAGTCTAATGAGATACTGGGGTTTGAGAAAGCCGTTTTAATAGATGAGGATGTAGGTTTAACTGAAGTTTTTGATGGTAATGCCAAGGGGAGAAGAAAGGATAGCAGGCATTACATGCGGGATTTTCACAAAATGGTAGTTAAAGATGAGGAGAGGGAGATGGTGGATGAAGAGCAAAAAATGGAGTTAGATTACAAAATAAAACGTAGGACTAGTCCATTTGAGGGAAGTTTACAAAATGAGGATTTGAAGCTTGAGGATGTTCTGTCACAATACACTTACAGGAGTCATGATATGACAGAGAACGGAAAGAACGGCCAGCATGATGAGGAGCAAGAGAAGAAATGTAGCGAGAAACTTAGTTTCCCATTTGAGATGACAAACAATTCATCCGTTCTACCTGATGATGGTAGCAGGAACTTGGCTGGGAAGGTTGAGAATGAGGCTGTTATATTGCCAAGCATTCATACAAACTTGAAAGAAGAGCAAGTGCCGCAAAATGGGTTAGAAATTGGAAAGGTTTCTCATTCCaagaggaggagaagaaatgaAAGACAGCAAGCAATAGCTCATGTTGAAATTCGAAAGGTCTCCCCTTACTTCTGGAGGTCAACGGGACAGGTGGTAAGAAATGATGGTGATggtacaaaaaaaatgaaaccaccAAGACATTGTGCAACAACTCATGCTACTTCTGTGAGGGTCTCACCCTACTTCCAAAAGAtatccaaagaagaagaaaatgaagatggCCGTTTGTTGGAAGGTAGCAATGGATATAAAAAACCTGTTGCAATTAGGActgttctttcttcttctgaGAAGCTAGATGATGCATACCGAAGAAAAAGTCCAGATAACATGTGGAAGCCTCCGCGCACCACACCTGGTCTACTCCAAGAGCGTCATGCCCATGATCCTTGGAGGGTATTGGTGATATGTATGCTCCTAAATCGGACATCTGGTTTTCAG GCTAGAAGGGTTATATCGAATCTCTTTACTCTTTGTCCTGATGCAAATACAGCAACCGAGGTTGCCAAAGAGGAAATAGAAAAGATTATAAAAACTCTAGGTCTACAAAAGAAGAGGGCTTCGATGATACAACGCTTGTCTCGGGAGTATATGGGGGAAAGCTGGACCCATGTGACTCAGCTGCATGGTGTTGGCAA GTATGCAGCTGATGCGTACGCAATATTTTGTACAGGAAAGTGGGACCAGGTAAGGCCTAATGATCATATGCTAAATCATTACTGGAAATTTCtcaaagatagagagagaaagagaggactGATCTGA
- the LOC115955553 gene encoding probable transcription factor At2g01370, which produces MMKWRREEQEWQLAIWWGSQIYGDDTHRQDPDHDSSNDSSYHEDEESPNSSESSFKPEELEEAKAEAKSNEYCYDDALNEFLAMSSPSSAETEYHPEELDSSRKRSIKKEAIEDSDSNSNSEDNGKNKKKKTTMVWRENDTLNLLQSLYKYAENKRADPVAATADMNSFYNSFKKTFHCKVTRLQVADKVRKLKKKFKDNLEKKGKTFSFSNLHEKNLYKLSKSIWGLRKDSRETKCVVNKKLKFDFEGHGMEAFVKKRGLSLSSFKDTKKKTSLKEKWNEFKFSELETTRRQAAFERELYELALDELPSGSL; this is translated from the exons atgatgaaatggAGAAGAGAAGAACAAGAATGGCAGCTAGCCATATGGTGGGGATCTCAGATTTATGG CGATGATACCCATCGTCAAGATCCTGACCATGACAGTTCAAATGATAGTAGCTATCACGAAGATGAAGAGTCACCTAATTCCTCTGAATCCTCCTTTAAACCAGAAGAATTAGAAGAGGCAAAAGCTGAAGCAAAATCCAATGAGTATTGTTACGATGATGCGCTCAATGAGTTCCTGGCTATGTCATCTCCATCTTCTGCTGAAACTGAATACCATCCTGAAGAACTTGACTCTTCACGTAAGCGCTCAATCAAAAAGGAAGCTATAGAGGACTCTGACTCCAACTCTAACTCCGAAGACAATGgcaagaataagaagaagaaaacgacAATGGTGTGGAGGGAAAACGACACGCTTAACCTTCTCCAATCCTTGTATAAATACGCTGAGAACAAGCGTGCTGATCCAGTTGCTGCAACTGCAGACATGAATAGTTTTTATAACTCATTCAAGAAAACTTTTCACTGCAAAGTTACGAGACTTCAGGTggccgataaagtgagaaaactgaagaaaaaGTTTAAGGATAATCttgaaaagaaagggaaaactttttctttttccaaccTCCACGAGAAAAATTTGTATAAACTATCTAAAAGTATATGGGGATTGCGAAAGGATTCGCGTGAAACCAAATGCGTGGTTAATAAGAAGTTGAAGTTTGATTTTGAGGGTCATGGTATGGAGGCATTTGTGAAAAAGCGTGGACTGAGTTTGAGTAGCTTTAAAGACACTAAGAAAAAAACGTCTTTGAAGGAAAAGTGGAATGAGTTTAAATTTTCTGAATTGGAGACAACCCGCAGGCAGGCTGCATTCGAACGAGAGCTCTACGAATTGGCATTGGATGAATTGCCCTCGGGTTCTCTTTAA
- the LOC115955558 gene encoding uncharacterized protein LOC115955558 — MYLDLYRGLNLKPKDLTVYDSPLVSFDRKVIIPKGQIRLPVQAGLEVVEVDFIVVDAYSPYTAIVARSWLHALGAVSSTLHLKLKYPLGDRIEEFMGSQSMARQCLMATIMHQPAAESSASTEGGL; from the coding sequence ATGTACCTTGACTTGTACAGGGGGCTAAACTTAAAGCCTAAGGACCTGACAGTTTATGATTCACCTTTGGTGAGTTTCGACAGGAAGGTTATCATCCCAAAGGGTCAGATCAGGTTGCCCGTGCAGGCGGGTTTAGAAGTGGTTGAagtggacttcattgtggtgGACGCATACTCTCCTTACACGGCCATTGTGGCCAGATCCTGGCTTCATGCCCTGGGGGCCGTTTCTTCTACCCTGCATTTGAAATTGAAGTATCCATTAGGGGATCGGATTGAGGAGTTCATGGGGAGTCAATCCATGGCTAGGCAGTGCCTTATGGCTACAATTATGCATCAGCCTGCGGCTGAGTCCTCGGCCTCTACTGAGgggggcttatag